Proteins found in one Vulpes vulpes isolate BD-2025 chromosome 13, VulVul3, whole genome shotgun sequence genomic segment:
- the MAP1LC3C gene encoding microtubule-associated protein 1 light chain 3 gamma has translation MDSRPQLKKTGSELSGKTTRQEEVAGIRAKFPNKIPVIVERYPREKFLPLLDKTKFLVPQELTMIQFLSIIRSRLVLGATEALYLLVNNRSLVSMSMTMAEVYRDYKDEDGFVYMTYASQEMFGCLGSEQILPSSPVHVKNQCSNLRRDGPSPVCVVDNPVSEAAPPVIRPTVSGRPGHLCIFEAPCSCVF, from the exons ATGGATTCCAGACCGCAGCTGAAGAAGACAGGCAGTGAGCTCAGTGGAAAGA CAACCAGACAAGAGGAAGTTGCTGGAATCCGAGCAAAGTTCCCAAACAAGATCCCG GTGATAGTGGAGCGCTACCCCAGGGAGAAGTTCCTGCCCCTGCTGGACAAGACCAAGTTCCTGGTCCCACAGGAGCTAACCATGATCCAGTTCCTCAGCATCATCCG gAGCCGCCTGGTCCTTGGGGCCACTGAAGCCTTATATTTGCTGGTGAACAATCGGAGCCTGGTCAGCATGAGTATGACCATGGCAGAAGTCTACAGGGACTACAAAGATGAGGACGGCTTTGTGTACATGACCTACGCCTCCCAGGAGATGTTTGGCTGCTTAGGGTCGGAGCAAATCCTGCCTTCCTCTCCAGTGCATGTCAAGAACCAGTGCTCTAACCTGAGGAGGGACGGACCATCTCCTGTGTGTGTGGTGGACAATCCAGTGAGTGAGGCTGCCCCACCAGTGATCAGACCTACCGTGTCAGGAAGGCCTGGCCACCTCTGTATCTTTGAGGCTCCATGCTCTTGTGTGTTCTAA